Part of the Candidatus Auribacterota bacterium genome, GCGTTGGGGTTCGCAGCCTCGCCGAGGATATCGAAGAGAGAATCCTCTCCTGGCTCCAGCGGCGGCCCGCAACCGCACGCGATCTTGCCAGGGGAACGGGTGCCCGCATGAGCGATATCACGAGGCGCATCACGCACCTCGTTGAAACTGGCAGGGTGAGAAAGACGACCTTCAGGGAAGCAATCTATTACATTGCGCTGTGAGATGCACGCGGCGACGTCACTGCAGCGCTTTCTCAAACGATGCGAACGCCTCGATAACGCCCCGCTCATCCTTCGCCCTGCAGAGCGCAACCCTCATTTTAAGATTCCTGAGGAGCTTCGTGAGCCGGGCCAGTAGCTGCAGGTGCAGATCGAGTTTGGGCGTGCAGAGCAACACTACTACATGGGTGAGTTTCCCATCGATCGACTCAAAGTCTATGCCGTGCCACGAGAGGCCCAGCACGAGGCGGGGCTTCTTGATGATGCCCGTCAGCGGCTCTCGCGGGTGCGGGATGGCAACACCGTCCGCGAGGGCGGTACTGCACATGCGCTCTCTCTCAATGACCGCATTTCGAATCATCTTCTTATATTTACGGTTCACGCCGCCATGCTCGATCAAGAGCTCGATAAGCTCATCAATCACCGCCAATTTGTTCCTGCCGACAATCCTTCTTGTGATGCATTTCGGGTCGAGCAGCGGATGGATCGCGATGGAATGCTCACTATAGTCTCTCTCCAATGTATTCAATTGGTTGATGTCAAAATCTTTCACGCCGCGATGGAGCCAATCCCTGATCTCCGCGGTCTTGACGAGCAATCTTCCGTCCTTGTCCCTCTGGGCATATCCCTTTTCGACAATGAGCTTGATCGCCCGCGCGCTCATGTTGAGGAACTTGGCGGCCTCTTCCAGCGTCATAAACTCACCAGGCATAGCAACTCCTTGTAATGACAAATACCAAAGCACAAATGACAAAGCGCCAAGGTAGTTTTGTCATTTGAATTTTGTCATTTGTCTTTATCCTCTCGTACCTCAATCCACGTCACCGTGGGGGGGTGCGCTCTTCCCGAGGGGCGGCAATCAGTCTCGATTTTCATGCCGGCGCGCAGCTCGCCGATGCGTAATGGGCGCGCGCCACAGAATATCAGCGTGGCGGCATCATCGATGTGAAAGGTGTCGATCGATCCGGATTCGTTTTCAACCTTGAGGATCCGTCTCTCTCGATCGATCGAAAGAATCGTCCCCAGGGACGTCCCTCCCGCACCTGGTCCGCCTCGCGCCGTGCCCGAGCCGAGAACTAACGCGGGGAGGACGAGGCACAAGACCGCACTCATCTCTATGGGGAAGCGCCGGGTGTGCGGGGGCACCCTCATGACGGGTTCTTTTCCTGATGCTCCTTGCACTGCAGGCATAATCTCGCATAGGGAACTGCATCGAGGCGGGCCTCATCTATTGGATGAGCGCACTGCTCGCAACAACCGTACTCACCGCTCTCTATTTTCTCAAGCGCTGCGTTTATGTCATTGAGTACGTTCTGCTCGCGCGATGCGAGGGTGAGCGTAAGGTCGCGATCATACGAATCACTCGCCGAGTCAGCAAGGTGGATGGCGTAGCCCGAGAGATCGCCTGATTTCTCCTTGAGCGACTGGCTCAGCGCCCCTTTCTGCAGCGCGTTGACTTCGCTCAGAATTTGTTCCTGGAGCGAGAGTAATTTCTGCTTCATCTCGTTGGGCTTCTGCGTATCCATAATCGGCACTCCCAAGGTCTTGCCCGAGAATCGCCCCTCTTGCGGAACGCGCGACTCTCATGCGTATGGTAGCAGCTCTTCCGGCAGAGGGCAAACATTTTTTCCAGATTTTTTCCAGATTTTCTTCTTGAACTTATCTCGTCGCAGAATATAATAGACCTGTAAGCGGCCTGAGGGGTTGAGCGATGTCTTCAAAACGGGCGAGGCGGGTTGCGGTTATCTACAATGTGTTTCACCCTCGTGATCCGCGCCAGGAACATGAGGATGACGCATCGGAGAGCATCCTCACCGATGTCCTGCGCGTTCGGGATATCCTCGCGAAGCGGGGCGATCATGCCTTCTGCATCCCCCTCATCCGCAGCGCGGGGAATTTTTTCAAAAGGCTCATCGCTTCACGACCAGATCTGGTATTCAACCTGTGCGAGGGAGCAATGGGCGACAGCCAGCATGAGATGAATGTCTGTTCCCTCCTCGAGTTGAGCGGGATACCCTATACCGGTTGCGGCCCGCTCACCCTGGGCATCGCCCTTGATAAAGCGCTCACCAAGAAGCTCCTCATCGCGGAGCGCATCCCCACCCCATCCTATTTTGTATGTGACGGGAGCGTCCCCCGCACGCTGCCGCGGGGAATGCGTTATCCCTTGTTCGTCAAACCCCTCAGGGAGGACGCGAGCCTCGGAATATCCCGAAGCGCCTTCGTGACAAGCAGGGCAAGGCTCATGGAGCGATGCCGGTTCATCGTCACGCGGTACCGCCAGCCCGCCCTGGTCGAAGCGTATGTCGAAGGGCGAGAGCTCAATGTCTCAATCATCGGCAACAGGAGACCGGTCGTCCTGCCCATCTCCGAAATTGACATGAGCCGGATACCTGAGGGGAGGCCGCGCGTGTGCGACTATCGCGCGAAGTGGGTCCCCGAGAGTGAAGAGTATGTCACCACCGTGCCGCTGTGCCCGGCCCGCCTGGCGCGCGCGACGGAGAGGATGGTAAAAGAAACGGCGCTCGCCTGCTATCGCATCCTATCCTGCCGCGGTTATGCCAGGGTGGATATCCGTCTGAGCCGGACGAATGTGCCCTTTGTACTTGAGGTCAACCCGAATCCATGCATCGGGCTTGACGCGGGGGTCGTGCGCTCCGCGGCAGCCGCCGGCATCCCGTACTCTGATTTTATCTGCAGAATTGCCGACCTCGCCCTCCGGGGCGATTGGTAGTGCGCCGCCCCTTTCGAACGGATAGAATTTGCATTCTCTTTTTTTCGCCGTGATGATATATTTACCGTGAAGGTCAGCTCATCGCTCATCGCGTGGGAGCGCGGTGAATCTTCCTGTTCATGCTGGGCCGCATCCATGAAGCTCATTGTTCACCCATCAACACTGCGTGGCGAGGTACGGATTCCGGGTTCCAAATCACACACCATCAGGGCGGTGGTGATCGCCACCCTGGCAGCAGGGCGCTCGAGGATTATCAAACCTCTGGATTCAGCCGATACGAGATCTGCCATCGGGATGAGCCGCGCGTTCGGCGCAAATGTAGAAACAGGCGAGGACTGGTTCATTTCAGGCACCGCGGGCGCTCCCTCGGTGCCTGAAGACGTGATTGATGTGGGCAACTCCGGGACGGCGTTGAGGTTGGGAATGGGGGTCGCGGCGCTGTGCCCCGGCTACACGGTTTTTACCGGTGACCACCAGATCAGGCGCCGCCCCGTCCACGCGCTCATCGAGGCATACCGATTGCTGGGGGCGGAGGGATTCACCACCCGTCCGAACGGATGCGCGCCGGCCGTGATACGCGGCAGGATGGAGGGCGGGCGAACGGAAATCAGGGCGGTCACCTCGCAGTTCCTCTCTAGCCTCCTCATCTCGACTCCCCTCGCCGAGAAGAACTCTGAGATCAGGGTACTGCAGCTGAACGAGGTCCCTTACGTGGAGATGACGCTCTCCTGGCTGGATTCACAGCGCATCACCTACGAGCGCAAGGCGTGGGACCGTTTCTACCTGAAGGGGGGCCAGAGATACTCCGCATTCGATCGCCGCATCCCCGGGGACTTCTCCTCGGCAACGTTCTTCCTCTGCGCGGCGGCAGTCACGGGTGGCGAACTTGTCCTGCGCGGTCTGGACATGGGTGACGTCCAGGGAGACAAGGCAGTGGTAGGCATGCTGAAAGAGATGGGGGCCGAGATCGAGATCATGGCCGACGGCGTGAGGGTGAAGGGCGGTGACCTGAGGGGTGCCGAGTTCGACCTCAACAGCACGCCGGATGCGCTCCCCGCGCTGGCGGCAATTGCCTGCTTCGCCGCTGGTGAAACAAAGCTGCGGAACGTGCCACAGGCCCGTCTCAAGGAGACAGACCGGATCGCGGTAATGGCGCAGGAGCTGAGGAGGATGGGGGGAGACGTGGAAGAGCGCGCGGACGGCCTGATCATCAGGGGGAAGCGGCTGAACGGCGCGCTGGTGTCCGGCCACCACGACCACCGCGTGGTGATGGCGCTGGCAGTCGCGGGCCTCGCGGCGGGCGGAGAAACCGTTATAAACACTGCCGAAGCGACGGGCGTCACCTTTCCCGATTTCACGGAACTGATGCGGCGGTGCGGGGCACGGATGGAACTCGTGAACGAGTAAATCCCAAATCCAAAATCCCAAATCCCAATAGCTAATCAATGTTTATTATTTGGGATTTGGAGTTTGCCCCTCATGGGTTCTCGTCCACGCCCCTCCGGGGTCCTTGTCCCGAGGCCCCGTCGGGGTCGAGGGAAGACCCCTTTCGGGGTCGAGGGAGGATTTGGGATTTCGCAAAGGAGGTTCTGCGTATGCTCGGCAATACGTTCGGTCGCGTATTCAGGATCACCACGTGCGGTGAGTCATACGGGGGCGGCCTCGCCGTCATTGTGGATGGTGTCCCGGCAGGGATAAAACTCACCAACAGCATGATCCAAGAGGAGCTCGACAAGCGGAAGCCCGGCCAGAGCGACCTCGACTCACCGCGCAAGGAGACCGACATCGCCGAGGTTTTCGCGGGGCTTGGCCAGGAAGGGCTGACCACCGGCGCGCCGGTGGGGATCATCGTGCGCAATGTTGACAGGCAACCGGAGCACGTCGAGCAGTACCGCTCGGTGAAGCACCTCTTCAGGCCGGGCCATGCCGAGTACACCTTTTTCGTGAAGTACGGGGAGCACTACGACTGGTGCGGGGCGGGGCGCGCGAGCGGGCGGGAGACTGTCGGGAGGGTCGCGGGAGGGGCGGTAGCGAAGCAGATTTTGCTGCGCGAGAATATCGAGGTGCTTGCCTACGTCAAGGAGAGCTGCGGCATCAGCGCGCGGGACATGAGCTTCGAGGAGATCAAGAAGAACTATCGCGCGAATCCGCTCAACTGCCCGGACTGTGCAGCCGCGGAACAAATGATCGCGAAGATTCTTGAAATCAAGCGCGCGGGTGATACCTGCGGCGGCGTGGTTGAAATCATTGCCCGCGGGGTTCCCGCAGGCCTGGGCGAGCCGGTATTCGACAAGCTCTCCGCCACGATCGCTCACGGACTCATGAGCATCGGAGCGGTAAAAGGCGTGGAGATCGGCGCCGGCTTCGCCGTGGCGGGGATGCGAGGATCTGAGTGCAACGATCCGCCCTATATAGAGAAGGGCAGGGTGCGATTCCGGACGAATAATGCAGGCGGCTTCATGGGAGGGATCACTAATGGCGAGGATCTCATCATCCGGATGGCGGTGAAGCCGACGCCGACAATTTCGATGGAACAGGACTCCATAGACAAGCGCGTGATGGAACCAGCCAGGCTCGCCGCGATCACCCGACGCGACGCCACGATCTGCCCGCGAATCTACCCCGTCGCCGAAGCAATGGTCCGCATCGCCATCCTGGACGCCCTGTACCTGTGGCGGGCGTGGCAGGGAGTGCAGAACATAAAGAAGTAGCGCACCCCCTTCAGGGTGCGAAAGATCGTGGGGCGTGTGGGCGTAGGGGGTGATGGCGCATAGAGTTAAGATACTTTCTTTGTGGTTACGCCGTTACACCGATACGCCTCACGCCGATACGGCTGAGAGCCCGAGTCCTGATCCCCACATGAAAGAGTATGCCGTCATAGGGTGGCCCCTCGGCCACTCCATGTCACCGGTGATTCACAATGCATCATTCGAAGCCCTCGGCCTCCCCTGCCGGTTTACGGCGCAGCCGGTGTCACCCGCCTGCTTTGACCAGTTCATGAAATCCGTCCCCTCTGCGCCGTTCAAAGGGCTGGCGGTCACGATCCCCTACAAAACCGAGGTCATCAAGTACTGTACGGTGCGTGCGGGGGAGGTGGAGACAATTGGCGCGGCGAACACTGTCTCTATCACCGGCGGAGGTGTCCTGATGGCCGATAACACAGATGCGTCCGCGGTGGGCCGCACACTGAGAGATGCCGGTGTCTCTCCCCGGGGCAGGCGGGTCATCGTGCTTGGAGCGGGGGGCGCCGCACGCGCGGCGTGCGCACAGGTGCTCCGCGAGGGGGCTGCCTCACTGACGATCGCTAACAGGACGCTCTCCAGGGCGGAGGCTCTCAGGAGGGATCTGCTCAACGCGTTTCCTTCAGCTCGCGAGGTGGCGGCCATCACTCTCCCGGGCGAGGCGCTCGCCCATGCATTGAGGTCAGCTCATATCCTCATCAACACCACCTCGGTGGGGATGCACCCCGCGGCGGAAGAGAGCCCTCTCCCGACCGAACTGCTCACGCGCGACATGGTGGTCATGGACGCGGTCTATAACCCTGTTGAGACGCGCCTGATCAGAGAGGCGAGGGCGATCGGCGCCGGGACGATCACGGGCACGGACATGCTCATCTACCAGGCGGCTGAGCAGGAACGGATCTGGCTGGGGGTGGATGCGCCGCTCCCGGCGATGCGGGAGGCGCTGCTCAGAGAACTCGGGAGAGGCGCGTGAGCCGGCTGTCGCAGAGGTTAATGAGCGCCTGGGGAGTCCCCGCTTTCTTCCTGAACGCCGCGCTCCATCTCCTCCGGTATGCCGCGTGGAGCTTTTTCAGGAATGCCTCGCTCACCCCTTGCCACTGCTTTGACTTGACCGCTTTGAACTCCTCGAAGGGCTGACGGTATTCATCCTCCGGCCAGCGCTCGTGCAGGGCATCCTCGAGCGTCCAGCCTGTCTCAGCCAGGTGCCTGAGCTCCCTCCAGTACGCCTCCAACTTTCTCAGGTAATCCTCGATGTCGTAGGCCCGCGTCCCGGCGTCGTAGATGACGCAGCGCTCGAGCGGATAGTAGGTCGATTCGTACTGCGACAGTTCGAACTCCGGCGCGAGGAGGCACCGGCTCCGCATGAGATCGGTCCCCTGGATTTTTATCTTCACCGCGGTCTTGGAGTCGGCGAGGTGGAACTTGCCCTCGAGGTACACGGCGCAGGTCCGCTCGTACCGCGGGAAGAGCTGGCGCAGCATCGCGTGGTACTGCCTGAGGAGCTTCTCGAGCTTGTGGCAGCCGATGGTGAAAAAGAATACCTGGCGGATGGGCGTCCCGCTGTTCTTGGCCAGGTTCACGATGATGTCCATGCCATTGCTGATCGTGATCCCGGTGGCGATGACGTCAGCGAAGAAGAGCGTGCCGTCGGGGGGAATGAGAATCTTGCGGTACTGGTTGTCCTT contains:
- a CDS encoding PTS sugar transporter subunit IIA, translated to MPGEFMTLEEAAKFLNMSARAIKLIVEKGYAQRDKDGRLLVKTAEIRDWLHRGVKDFDINQLNTLERDYSEHSIAIHPLLDPKCITRRIVGRNKLAVIDELIELLIEHGGVNRKYKKMIRNAVIERERMCSTALADGVAIPHPREPLTGIIKKPRLVLGLSWHGIDFESIDGKLTHVVVLLCTPKLDLHLQLLARLTKLLRNLKMRVALCRAKDERGVIEAFASFEKALQ
- a CDS encoding TraR/DksA family transcriptional regulator produces the protein MDTQKPNEMKQKLLSLQEQILSEVNALQKGALSQSLKEKSGDLSGYAIHLADSASDSYDRDLTLTLASREQNVLNDINAALEKIESGEYGCCEQCAHPIDEARLDAVPYARLCLQCKEHQEKNPS
- a CDS encoding ATP-grasp domain-containing protein; its protein translation is MSSKRARRVAVIYNVFHPRDPRQEHEDDASESILTDVLRVRDILAKRGDHAFCIPLIRSAGNFFKRLIASRPDLVFNLCEGAMGDSQHEMNVCSLLELSGIPYTGCGPLTLGIALDKALTKKLLIAERIPTPSYFVCDGSVPRTLPRGMRYPLFVKPLREDASLGISRSAFVTSRARLMERCRFIVTRYRQPALVEAYVEGRELNVSIIGNRRPVVLPISEIDMSRIPEGRPRVCDYRAKWVPESEEYVTTVPLCPARLARATERMVKETALACYRILSCRGYARVDIRLSRTNVPFVLEVNPNPCIGLDAGVVRSAAAAGIPYSDFICRIADLALRGDW
- the aroA gene encoding 3-phosphoshikimate 1-carboxyvinyltransferase encodes the protein MKLIVHPSTLRGEVRIPGSKSHTIRAVVIATLAAGRSRIIKPLDSADTRSAIGMSRAFGANVETGEDWFISGTAGAPSVPEDVIDVGNSGTALRLGMGVAALCPGYTVFTGDHQIRRRPVHALIEAYRLLGAEGFTTRPNGCAPAVIRGRMEGGRTEIRAVTSQFLSSLLISTPLAEKNSEIRVLQLNEVPYVEMTLSWLDSQRITYERKAWDRFYLKGGQRYSAFDRRIPGDFSSATFFLCAAAVTGGELVLRGLDMGDVQGDKAVVGMLKEMGAEIEIMADGVRVKGGDLRGAEFDLNSTPDALPALAAIACFAAGETKLRNVPQARLKETDRIAVMAQELRRMGGDVEERADGLIIRGKRLNGALVSGHHDHRVVMALAVAGLAAGGETVINTAEATGVTFPDFTELMRRCGARMELVNE
- the aroC gene encoding chorismate synthase, which translates into the protein MLGNTFGRVFRITTCGESYGGGLAVIVDGVPAGIKLTNSMIQEELDKRKPGQSDLDSPRKETDIAEVFAGLGQEGLTTGAPVGIIVRNVDRQPEHVEQYRSVKHLFRPGHAEYTFFVKYGEHYDWCGAGRASGRETVGRVAGGAVAKQILLRENIEVLAYVKESCGISARDMSFEEIKKNYRANPLNCPDCAAAEQMIAKILEIKRAGDTCGGVVEIIARGVPAGLGEPVFDKLSATIAHGLMSIGAVKGVEIGAGFAVAGMRGSECNDPPYIEKGRVRFRTNNAGGFMGGITNGEDLIIRMAVKPTPTISMEQDSIDKRVMEPARLAAITRRDATICPRIYPVAEAMVRIAILDALYLWRAWQGVQNIKK
- the aroE gene encoding shikimate dehydrogenase, yielding MKEYAVIGWPLGHSMSPVIHNASFEALGLPCRFTAQPVSPACFDQFMKSVPSAPFKGLAVTIPYKTEVIKYCTVRAGEVETIGAANTVSITGGGVLMADNTDASAVGRTLRDAGVSPRGRRVIVLGAGGAARAACAQVLREGAASLTIANRTLSRAEALRRDLLNAFPSAREVAAITLPGEALAHALRSAHILINTTSVGMHPAAEESPLPTELLTRDMVVMDAVYNPVETRLIREARAIGAGTITGTDMLIYQAAEQERIWLGVDAPLPAMREALLRELGRGA